In Calliopsis andreniformis isolate RMS-2024a chromosome 6, iyCalAndr_principal, whole genome shotgun sequence, a single genomic region encodes these proteins:
- the Ksh gene encoding transmembrane protein 167A-like protein ksh, whose translation MSAIFNFQSLLTVILLLICTCTYIKAIMPSLLDKRMGKVGLQGTFWKCARIGERKSPYVAFSCVCMAVSILFWS comes from the exons ATG TCCGCCATATTTAATTTCCAGAGTCTATTAACAGTGATATTGTTACTAATATGCACTTGCACTTACATCAAAGCCATCATGCCTAGTTTATTGGATAAGCGAATGGGGAAAGTTGG TCTTCAGGGTACTTTTTGGAAGTGTGCTAGGATCGGAGAAAGGAAAAGTCCATATGTGGCATTTAGTTGCGTTTGTATGGCTGTTTCTATCCTATTTTGGTCATAA
- the Vap gene encoding RAS p21 protein activator vap isoform X2 → MAEFVRGGPSVSNSAKMDHNSKGGSPSTGSEDGGQNESMNVENEFDPFLENIPDDIQDTEEPDSANTTLLTAPPENQWYHGRLDRFTAEERLWDANKMGSYLVRESDRKPGSYVLSYLGRTGINHFRITAVCGDYYIGGRQFNSLSDLVAYYTHYSDLLKRERLIHPTPPPEPVNDKKRIVAILPYTKMPDTDELSFQKGDIFFVHNDMGDGWLWVTAHRTGEQGLIFRELVEDLDDSIDPNTVFSWFHPNVTKSEAVDMLVKAGPGSFLVRPSDNSPGDYSLFFHINNQIQRFRIEKKGVRYLMGGRTFECLDAVINRYRKEQIVEGHTLVQAMVTEPDGSVRVNREVQHAEKIYATLRECREQSGAKKNKGIKMQGYLEKKSEKNKKWKALYFVLLVDATDTHLYLYDNPKRTKPKGLIDLSCAYLYQVHESVFDRPHCFQLVERALPCLATITYLAAPNSENALDWINALKPLCVSQLTRAPKVARLRELRSLHLHILDAHRLPYKLVPNPFIIVALNNVKVARTKVKTGLHPIWDEEFILEDVPPDVMSFSLTLYNKGKRSKDTEVAELIVELASLTNGEEMDEWYPLSGVTPIGEWGVLRLRIRYRHDLAMPPEEYSPLQQLLLDPELHVVRALADVCHLDRVPLANSLLRIFRHERKEADLLRSLNQAEVDKEDETPTLFRAASLTTTLMDLYMKSVCTSFLKAALRDTIVKLIESKQSCELNPTKMDSPEDACSNAEFLLQVLDEVTLSIFTSPDACPRTLRYICGCLQRAVVAKWPHERLVRTRVVSGFIFLRLLCPAILNPRSFNLIAEPPPPAAARSLVMVAKCLQNLANLVEFGGKEPYMEVVNPFILKNKERMVVFLDQLSNVTEKPESEGTDPRNKSCVSDTARDLATLHHICVSHLKELQVLSKTQPTIKQLVTVTEMLSKHKQKYMEMIR, encoded by the exons ATGGCAGAATTTGTGCGTGGAGGTCCGAGCGTGTCGAACAGTGCTAAG ATGGATCATAACAGCAAAGGAGGATCTCCTAGTACTGGTAGTGAAGATGGTGGACAGAATGAATCTATGAATGTGGAAAATGAGTTTGATCCTTTCCTTGAAAATATACCAGATGATATACAGGATACAGAGGAACCTGATAGCGCAAATACAACATTATTAACAGCTCCACCGGAAAATCA GTGGTATCATGGTAGATTAGATAGATTTACAGCAGAGGAAAGACTGTGGGATGCAAATAAAATGGGTAGTTATCTAGTACGTGAAAGTGATAGAAAGCCTGGAAGTTATGTATTGTCTTACTTAGGCAGAACTGGTATTAATCATTTTAGAATTACTGCAGTGTGTGGAGATTATTATATTG GTGGTAGACAGTTTAATAGTTTATCGGATCTAGTGGCATATTATACTCATTATTCAGATCTTTTAAAGAGAGAAAGACTTATACATCCTACTCCACCTCCTGAACCTGTTAATGATAAAAAACGAATTGTCGCAATACTGCCATATACTAAAATGCCTGATACAGATGAATTAAGCTTTCAAAAGGGTGACATATTTTTTGTACACAATGACATGGGAGATGGATGGTTATGGGTCACTGCTCACAGAACCGGTGAACAGGGCTTAATCTTCCGCGAATTAGTGGAAGATTTGGATGATTCAATTGATCCTAATACTGTATTTTCTTGGTTTCACCCTAATGTTACTAAAAGTGAAGCTGTGGATATGTTAGTGAAAGCAGGACCTGGAAGTTTCTTG gtcAGACCTTCAGACAATAGTCCAGGGGATTATTCACTCTTTTTTCATATAAACAATCAAATtcaacgattcagaattgagaaaaaAGGAGTACGATATCTTATGGGTGGTAGAACTTTTGAATGTCTTGATGCTGTTATAAATAG ATATCGCAAAGAACAAATAGTGGAAGGTCATACCTTGGTTCAAGCAATGGTAACAGAGCCAGATGGTAGTGTAAGAGTGAACAGAGAAGTGCAACATGCAGAAAAAATATATGCAACTCTTAGAGAATGTCGTGAACAATCAGGAGCAAAAAAGAACAAAGGAATTAAAATGCAAGGATATTTAGAGAAGAAATCAGAGAAAAATAAAAAGTGGAAAGcactttattttgtacttttagtAGATGCTACAGATACTCATCTGTACTTGTATGACAATCCAAAAAGGACCAAACCAAAGGGTCTCATCGATTTAAGCTGTGCTTATTTATACCAG GTTCATGAAAGCGTGTTCGATAGACCGCATTGCTTTCAATTAGTTGAACGGGCTTTACCATGTTTGGCCACGATAACGTATTTGGCTGCTCCAAATTCAGAGAATGCTTTAGACTGGATTAATGCCTTAAAACCGTTATGTGTATCACAACTTACTCGTGCTCCAAAAGTTGCTCGTCTTCGTGAATTGCGTTCATTGCACCTTCATATTTTAGACGCTCATAGACTTCCGTACAAATTAGTACCAAACCCATTCATTATAGTGGCTCTAAACAACGTAAAAGTTGCTCGTACAAAAGTTAAGACTGGATTACATCCAATATGGGATGAGGAATTCATACTAGA AGATGTACCACCCGACGTCATGTCGTTTTCCTTGACACTATATAATAAAGGGAAGCGTAGTAAAGACACAGAAGTTGCTGAATTGATCGTTGAATTAGCGAGCTTAACGAACGGAGAAGAAATGGATGAATGGTACCCACTATCAGGAGTTACACCGATAGGAGAATGGGGCGTACTACGTTTACGCATAAG ATATCGGCATGATTTAGCGATGCCACCGGAAGAATACAGTCCACTTCAACAATTATTATTAGATCCAGAACTACATGTTGTTAGGGCATTAGCGGATGTGTGTCACTTGGATAGAGTACCCCTGGCAAATAGTTTACTTAGAATATTTAG GCATGAAAGAAAAGAAGCTGATCTTTTGAGATCCTTAAATCAAGCAGAA GTGGACAAAGAGGATGAAACGCCAACGTTATTTAGAGCTGCCAGCCTTACGACTACTTTAATGGATTTATACATGAAATCAGTTTGTACCTCCTTTTTGAAAGCCGCTTTACGCGACACTATAGTGAAATTGATCGAAAGTAAACAAAGTTGTGAACTGAATCCAACAAAAATGGATTCTCCAGAGGATGCGTGTAGCAACGCAGAATTTTTATTACAG GTTTTAGACGAAGTAACACTGAGCATTTTTACAAGTCCTGATGCATGTCCAAGGACTTTGAGATATATTTGTGGATGTTTGCAAAGAGCAGTTGTCGCCAAATGGCCACACGAAAGACTAGTCAGAACGCGAGTAGTCAGTGGATTTATATTTTTACGCCTACTGTGCCCTgccatattaaatcctaggtcatTTAATTTAATAGCTGAACCCCCACCACCAGCTGCTGCAAG ATCTCTAGTAATGGTCGCGAAATGTTTACAAAATTTGGCCAATCTAGTAGAATTTGGTGGTAAAGAACCATACATGGAAGTAGTAAATCCATTTATTCTAAAAAACAAAGAACGAATGGTTGTCTTTCTCGATCAGTTATCT AATGTGACGGAGAAACCAGAATCTGAAGGTACAGACCCGAGAAACAAAAGTTGCGTATCGGACACGGCTCGAGACTTGGCGACATTGCATCACATTTGTGTTTCTCATCTAAAAGAACTTCAGGTTTTATCAAAAACCCAG CCTACAATAAAGCAGTTAGTCACAGTGACTGAGATGCTAAGCAAACATAAACAAAAGTATATGGAAATGATACGGTAG
- the Vap gene encoding RAS p21 protein activator vap isoform X1, translated as MIAERKYRKTISSHPHMMDHNSKGGSPSTGSEDGGQNESMNVENEFDPFLENIPDDIQDTEEPDSANTTLLTAPPENQWYHGRLDRFTAEERLWDANKMGSYLVRESDRKPGSYVLSYLGRTGINHFRITAVCGDYYIGGRQFNSLSDLVAYYTHYSDLLKRERLIHPTPPPEPVNDKKRIVAILPYTKMPDTDELSFQKGDIFFVHNDMGDGWLWVTAHRTGEQGLIFRELVEDLDDSIDPNTVFSWFHPNVTKSEAVDMLVKAGPGSFLVRPSDNSPGDYSLFFHINNQIQRFRIEKKGVRYLMGGRTFECLDAVINRYRKEQIVEGHTLVQAMVTEPDGSVRVNREVQHAEKIYATLRECREQSGAKKNKGIKMQGYLEKKSEKNKKWKALYFVLLVDATDTHLYLYDNPKRTKPKGLIDLSCAYLYQVHESVFDRPHCFQLVERALPCLATITYLAAPNSENALDWINALKPLCVSQLTRAPKVARLRELRSLHLHILDAHRLPYKLVPNPFIIVALNNVKVARTKVKTGLHPIWDEEFILEDVPPDVMSFSLTLYNKGKRSKDTEVAELIVELASLTNGEEMDEWYPLSGVTPIGEWGVLRLRIRYRHDLAMPPEEYSPLQQLLLDPELHVVRALADVCHLDRVPLANSLLRIFRHERKEADLLRSLNQAEVDKEDETPTLFRAASLTTTLMDLYMKSVCTSFLKAALRDTIVKLIESKQSCELNPTKMDSPEDACSNAEFLLQVLDEVTLSIFTSPDACPRTLRYICGCLQRAVVAKWPHERLVRTRVVSGFIFLRLLCPAILNPRSFNLIAEPPPPAAARSLVMVAKCLQNLANLVEFGGKEPYMEVVNPFILKNKERMVVFLDQLSNVTEKPESEGTDPRNKSCVSDTARDLATLHHICVSHLKELQVLSKTQPTIKQLVTVTEMLSKHKQKYMEMIR; from the exons ATGATAGCGGAGCGTAAATATAGGAAAACTATAAGCAGCCATCCGCACATG ATGGATCATAACAGCAAAGGAGGATCTCCTAGTACTGGTAGTGAAGATGGTGGACAGAATGAATCTATGAATGTGGAAAATGAGTTTGATCCTTTCCTTGAAAATATACCAGATGATATACAGGATACAGAGGAACCTGATAGCGCAAATACAACATTATTAACAGCTCCACCGGAAAATCA GTGGTATCATGGTAGATTAGATAGATTTACAGCAGAGGAAAGACTGTGGGATGCAAATAAAATGGGTAGTTATCTAGTACGTGAAAGTGATAGAAAGCCTGGAAGTTATGTATTGTCTTACTTAGGCAGAACTGGTATTAATCATTTTAGAATTACTGCAGTGTGTGGAGATTATTATATTG GTGGTAGACAGTTTAATAGTTTATCGGATCTAGTGGCATATTATACTCATTATTCAGATCTTTTAAAGAGAGAAAGACTTATACATCCTACTCCACCTCCTGAACCTGTTAATGATAAAAAACGAATTGTCGCAATACTGCCATATACTAAAATGCCTGATACAGATGAATTAAGCTTTCAAAAGGGTGACATATTTTTTGTACACAATGACATGGGAGATGGATGGTTATGGGTCACTGCTCACAGAACCGGTGAACAGGGCTTAATCTTCCGCGAATTAGTGGAAGATTTGGATGATTCAATTGATCCTAATACTGTATTTTCTTGGTTTCACCCTAATGTTACTAAAAGTGAAGCTGTGGATATGTTAGTGAAAGCAGGACCTGGAAGTTTCTTG gtcAGACCTTCAGACAATAGTCCAGGGGATTATTCACTCTTTTTTCATATAAACAATCAAATtcaacgattcagaattgagaaaaaAGGAGTACGATATCTTATGGGTGGTAGAACTTTTGAATGTCTTGATGCTGTTATAAATAG ATATCGCAAAGAACAAATAGTGGAAGGTCATACCTTGGTTCAAGCAATGGTAACAGAGCCAGATGGTAGTGTAAGAGTGAACAGAGAAGTGCAACATGCAGAAAAAATATATGCAACTCTTAGAGAATGTCGTGAACAATCAGGAGCAAAAAAGAACAAAGGAATTAAAATGCAAGGATATTTAGAGAAGAAATCAGAGAAAAATAAAAAGTGGAAAGcactttattttgtacttttagtAGATGCTACAGATACTCATCTGTACTTGTATGACAATCCAAAAAGGACCAAACCAAAGGGTCTCATCGATTTAAGCTGTGCTTATTTATACCAG GTTCATGAAAGCGTGTTCGATAGACCGCATTGCTTTCAATTAGTTGAACGGGCTTTACCATGTTTGGCCACGATAACGTATTTGGCTGCTCCAAATTCAGAGAATGCTTTAGACTGGATTAATGCCTTAAAACCGTTATGTGTATCACAACTTACTCGTGCTCCAAAAGTTGCTCGTCTTCGTGAATTGCGTTCATTGCACCTTCATATTTTAGACGCTCATAGACTTCCGTACAAATTAGTACCAAACCCATTCATTATAGTGGCTCTAAACAACGTAAAAGTTGCTCGTACAAAAGTTAAGACTGGATTACATCCAATATGGGATGAGGAATTCATACTAGA AGATGTACCACCCGACGTCATGTCGTTTTCCTTGACACTATATAATAAAGGGAAGCGTAGTAAAGACACAGAAGTTGCTGAATTGATCGTTGAATTAGCGAGCTTAACGAACGGAGAAGAAATGGATGAATGGTACCCACTATCAGGAGTTACACCGATAGGAGAATGGGGCGTACTACGTTTACGCATAAG ATATCGGCATGATTTAGCGATGCCACCGGAAGAATACAGTCCACTTCAACAATTATTATTAGATCCAGAACTACATGTTGTTAGGGCATTAGCGGATGTGTGTCACTTGGATAGAGTACCCCTGGCAAATAGTTTACTTAGAATATTTAG GCATGAAAGAAAAGAAGCTGATCTTTTGAGATCCTTAAATCAAGCAGAA GTGGACAAAGAGGATGAAACGCCAACGTTATTTAGAGCTGCCAGCCTTACGACTACTTTAATGGATTTATACATGAAATCAGTTTGTACCTCCTTTTTGAAAGCCGCTTTACGCGACACTATAGTGAAATTGATCGAAAGTAAACAAAGTTGTGAACTGAATCCAACAAAAATGGATTCTCCAGAGGATGCGTGTAGCAACGCAGAATTTTTATTACAG GTTTTAGACGAAGTAACACTGAGCATTTTTACAAGTCCTGATGCATGTCCAAGGACTTTGAGATATATTTGTGGATGTTTGCAAAGAGCAGTTGTCGCCAAATGGCCACACGAAAGACTAGTCAGAACGCGAGTAGTCAGTGGATTTATATTTTTACGCCTACTGTGCCCTgccatattaaatcctaggtcatTTAATTTAATAGCTGAACCCCCACCACCAGCTGCTGCAAG ATCTCTAGTAATGGTCGCGAAATGTTTACAAAATTTGGCCAATCTAGTAGAATTTGGTGGTAAAGAACCATACATGGAAGTAGTAAATCCATTTATTCTAAAAAACAAAGAACGAATGGTTGTCTTTCTCGATCAGTTATCT AATGTGACGGAGAAACCAGAATCTGAAGGTACAGACCCGAGAAACAAAAGTTGCGTATCGGACACGGCTCGAGACTTGGCGACATTGCATCACATTTGTGTTTCTCATCTAAAAGAACTTCAGGTTTTATCAAAAACCCAG CCTACAATAAAGCAGTTAGTCACAGTGACTGAGATGCTAAGCAAACATAAACAAAAGTATATGGAAATGATACGGTAG
- the Vap gene encoding RAS p21 protein activator vap isoform X3 produces the protein MIAERKYRKTISSHPHMMDHNSKGGSPSTGSEDGGQNESMNVENEFDPFLENIPDDIQDTEEPDSANTTLLTAPPENQWYHGRLDRFTAEERLWDANKMGSYLVRESDRKPGSYVLSYLGRTGINHFRITAVCGDYYIGGRQFNSLSDLVAYYTHYSDLLKRERLIHPTPPPEPVNDKKRIVAILPYTKMPDTDELSFQKGDIFFVHNDMGDGWLWVTAHRTGEQGLIFRELVEDLDDSIDPNTVFSWFHPNVTKSEAVDMLVKAGPGSFLVRPSDNSPGDYSLFFHINNQIQRFRIEKKGVRYLMGGRTFECLDAVINRYRKEQIVEGHTLVQAMVTEPDGSVRVNREVQHAEKIYATLRECREQSGAKKNKGIKMQGYLEKKSEKNKKWKALYFVLLVDATDTHLYLYDNPKRTKPKGLIDLSCAYLYQVHESVFDRPHCFQLVERALPCLATITYLAAPNSENALDWINALKPLCVSQLTRAPKVARLRELRSLHLHILDAHRLPYKLVPNPFIIVALNNVKVARTKVKTGLHPIWDEEFILEDVPPDVMSFSLTLYNKGKRSKDTEVAELIVELASLTNGEEMDEWYPLSGVTPIGEWGVLRLRIRYRHDLAMPPEEYSPLQQLLLDPELHVVRALADVCHLDRVPLANSLLRIFRHERKEADLLRSLNQAEVDKEDETPTLFRAASLTTTLMDLYMKSVCTSFLKAALRDTIVKLIESKQSCELNPTKMDSPEDACSNAEFLLQVLDEVTLSIFTSPDACPRTLRYICGCLQRAVVAKWPHERLVRTRVVSGFIFLRLLCPAILNPRSFNLIAEPPPPAAAR, from the exons ATGATAGCGGAGCGTAAATATAGGAAAACTATAAGCAGCCATCCGCACATG ATGGATCATAACAGCAAAGGAGGATCTCCTAGTACTGGTAGTGAAGATGGTGGACAGAATGAATCTATGAATGTGGAAAATGAGTTTGATCCTTTCCTTGAAAATATACCAGATGATATACAGGATACAGAGGAACCTGATAGCGCAAATACAACATTATTAACAGCTCCACCGGAAAATCA GTGGTATCATGGTAGATTAGATAGATTTACAGCAGAGGAAAGACTGTGGGATGCAAATAAAATGGGTAGTTATCTAGTACGTGAAAGTGATAGAAAGCCTGGAAGTTATGTATTGTCTTACTTAGGCAGAACTGGTATTAATCATTTTAGAATTACTGCAGTGTGTGGAGATTATTATATTG GTGGTAGACAGTTTAATAGTTTATCGGATCTAGTGGCATATTATACTCATTATTCAGATCTTTTAAAGAGAGAAAGACTTATACATCCTACTCCACCTCCTGAACCTGTTAATGATAAAAAACGAATTGTCGCAATACTGCCATATACTAAAATGCCTGATACAGATGAATTAAGCTTTCAAAAGGGTGACATATTTTTTGTACACAATGACATGGGAGATGGATGGTTATGGGTCACTGCTCACAGAACCGGTGAACAGGGCTTAATCTTCCGCGAATTAGTGGAAGATTTGGATGATTCAATTGATCCTAATACTGTATTTTCTTGGTTTCACCCTAATGTTACTAAAAGTGAAGCTGTGGATATGTTAGTGAAAGCAGGACCTGGAAGTTTCTTG gtcAGACCTTCAGACAATAGTCCAGGGGATTATTCACTCTTTTTTCATATAAACAATCAAATtcaacgattcagaattgagaaaaaAGGAGTACGATATCTTATGGGTGGTAGAACTTTTGAATGTCTTGATGCTGTTATAAATAG ATATCGCAAAGAACAAATAGTGGAAGGTCATACCTTGGTTCAAGCAATGGTAACAGAGCCAGATGGTAGTGTAAGAGTGAACAGAGAAGTGCAACATGCAGAAAAAATATATGCAACTCTTAGAGAATGTCGTGAACAATCAGGAGCAAAAAAGAACAAAGGAATTAAAATGCAAGGATATTTAGAGAAGAAATCAGAGAAAAATAAAAAGTGGAAAGcactttattttgtacttttagtAGATGCTACAGATACTCATCTGTACTTGTATGACAATCCAAAAAGGACCAAACCAAAGGGTCTCATCGATTTAAGCTGTGCTTATTTATACCAG GTTCATGAAAGCGTGTTCGATAGACCGCATTGCTTTCAATTAGTTGAACGGGCTTTACCATGTTTGGCCACGATAACGTATTTGGCTGCTCCAAATTCAGAGAATGCTTTAGACTGGATTAATGCCTTAAAACCGTTATGTGTATCACAACTTACTCGTGCTCCAAAAGTTGCTCGTCTTCGTGAATTGCGTTCATTGCACCTTCATATTTTAGACGCTCATAGACTTCCGTACAAATTAGTACCAAACCCATTCATTATAGTGGCTCTAAACAACGTAAAAGTTGCTCGTACAAAAGTTAAGACTGGATTACATCCAATATGGGATGAGGAATTCATACTAGA AGATGTACCACCCGACGTCATGTCGTTTTCCTTGACACTATATAATAAAGGGAAGCGTAGTAAAGACACAGAAGTTGCTGAATTGATCGTTGAATTAGCGAGCTTAACGAACGGAGAAGAAATGGATGAATGGTACCCACTATCAGGAGTTACACCGATAGGAGAATGGGGCGTACTACGTTTACGCATAAG ATATCGGCATGATTTAGCGATGCCACCGGAAGAATACAGTCCACTTCAACAATTATTATTAGATCCAGAACTACATGTTGTTAGGGCATTAGCGGATGTGTGTCACTTGGATAGAGTACCCCTGGCAAATAGTTTACTTAGAATATTTAG GCATGAAAGAAAAGAAGCTGATCTTTTGAGATCCTTAAATCAAGCAGAA GTGGACAAAGAGGATGAAACGCCAACGTTATTTAGAGCTGCCAGCCTTACGACTACTTTAATGGATTTATACATGAAATCAGTTTGTACCTCCTTTTTGAAAGCCGCTTTACGCGACACTATAGTGAAATTGATCGAAAGTAAACAAAGTTGTGAACTGAATCCAACAAAAATGGATTCTCCAGAGGATGCGTGTAGCAACGCAGAATTTTTATTACAG GTTTTAGACGAAGTAACACTGAGCATTTTTACAAGTCCTGATGCATGTCCAAGGACTTTGAGATATATTTGTGGATGTTTGCAAAGAGCAGTTGTCGCCAAATGGCCACACGAAAGACTAGTCAGAACGCGAGTAGTCAGTGGATTTATATTTTTACGCCTACTGTGCCCTgccatattaaatcctaggtcatTTAATTTAATAGCTGAACCCCCACCACCAGCTGCTGCAAGGTAG
- the Ras85d gene encoding ras-like protein 1, which yields MTEYKLVVVGAGGVGKSALTIQLIQNHFVDEYDPTIEDSYRKQVVIDGETCLLDILDTAGQEEYSAMRDQYMRTGEGFLLVFAVNSAKSFEDIGTYREQIKRVKDAEEVPMVLVGNKCDLQQSWAVNMTQAREVARQYGVPFVETSAKTRMGVDDAFYTLVREIRKDKEQRGKEKKKRMKAGNSSRRRHRWCCLL from the exons ATGACAGAGTACAAGCTTGTAGTTGTGGGAGCTGGAGGTGTTGGTAAATCTGCGCTTACCATTCAGCTGATACAAAATCATTTTGTAGATGAATATGATCCCACCATAGAAGACTCTTATAGGAAGCAA GTAGTCATAGATGGGGAAACATGCCTTTTAGATATATTAGACACAGCTGGTCAAGAAGAATATAGCGCAATGAGAGATCAGTATATGAGAACTGGAGAAGGGTTTCTATTAGTATTTGCTGTTAATTCAGCTAAAAGTTTTGAA GATATAGGAACATATAGGGAACAAATAAAAAGAGTAAAGGATGCAGAAGAAGTACCAATGGTATTGGTAGGTAATAAATGTGATCTTCAACAATCATGGGCAGTAAACATGACACAAGCTAGAGAAGTTGCCCGTCAGTATGGAGTGCCTTTTGTTGAAACTTCTGCAAAGACTAGAATGGGAGTAGATGATGCTTTTTATACTCTG GTCAGAGAAATACGAAAAGATAAAGAACAGAGAggtaaagaaaaaaagaaacgtaTGAAGGCTGGTAACTCAAGCCGTAGGAGACATCGGTGGTGCTGTTTGCTTTAA